ATCGCCTTGATTTCATGGTCATGGCGATCGTGGTTCTCGTCGCGGCTGTGCGCCGACAGACTCCAACGGTCCCCCACCTTGCCGTACGAGAGGGGAATCAACGGCGCGAGCGGGACATCCTCACCGAGCCCCTGCCGGACGATCCTCTGGAACTCGTCGTGGCCGGTGAGTGGTCCCGTGAAGGAGTAGACCACATCGCCGCCGACCAGATTGACTTGTTCCCACTCCCCAGCCGCTCCCGGGTCTCTTCCTCGAAGAGGTCCGTGGCCCGTTGAAGGAGGGTGATCAGCCGGGGCAGCCGCTGCGCGACCGGCCCGGAGCTGGAGCCAGAGCCATTCCTGGTTTTTCGTTTGGCCATGGAAGAACCCTAGCGGCTCACGGGCCGGTACTTCATGCCCAGCTCGTTGAAGAGGAAGGCATGGACATCCACCTCCTCGGCGATGGTTTCCGACAGCGGCGTGCCCAGGCCGTGGCCCATGTCGTTGGTGCGCAGCAGCACCGGACGCTTCGATCTCGTGGCCGCCCGCAGGCGCGCCACCATCTTGCGCGAATGAAAGGGGTCCACGCGCGGGTCGTTCTCTCCCGAGGTGAAGAGCACTGACGGGTACTTCGTCCCGTCCTTCACGTGGTGGTAGGGCGAATAGGCATACAGCGCCTGGAACTGCCCCGGGTCCTTCACCGTGCCGTACTCGGTGGTGTTGAACTGCCCGTTGGGGGTGAGCTCCACCCGCAGCATGTCGTAGATGCCCACGTGCGCGAGCACCGTGCGGAACAGCTCCGGGTGCTGGGTGAGCGCGGCGCCCATCAGCAGACCGCCGTTGCTGCCGCCCTCGATGGCCAGGCGCGCGGGCTTCGTCCACTTCTTCTCCACCAGCAGCCTCGCGCAGGCGTGGAAGTCATCGAAGACGTTCTGCTTCTTCGTCAGCGAGCCCTGGGTGTGCCACGCCTCGCCGAACTCCGAGCCGCCGCGCAGGTTGGCCACGGCCACCACCCCGCCCTGCTCGATGAAGGCGAAGGAGAGCACATGGAAGCTGGGGGACAGGGAGACGTTGAAGCCACCATACCCGGTGAGCAGCGTGGGGTTGTTGCCGTCCCGCTTCGTGCCCTCCGCGTACAGGAGGTTGAGCGGCACCTGGGTGCCGTCCTTCGAGGTGCACATGACGCGCTCCACCCGCACGCGGCTCGTGTCCACCGGCGAGGTGCGTCCCAGCGCCGTCTTCGTCAGCGTCCCGTCGCCCGCCGAGTAACGGTACACGCTCGTCGGCTCGAGGTAGCTGGTGGAGCCGAAGAGGACGTCATCTCCCCCCAGGCGCGTCGGCCGGCCCACCGAGGACACCGGCTGCGTGGGCACCTGTCCGAGGTCCTTTCCATCCAGGCCCACCATGCGCATCCGCATGGGGCCTCCGAGCTGCTCCGTCACGTAGAGCCGCGTGGCGGTGGCGAGCAACCCGTCGATGGAGGCCTCTGCCTGGGGGATGAAGACGGTGGCCTTGTCCAGGCTCGGCGTGGCGAGTGGAATTCGCAGCACCTTGCCGCGCGGCGCGTCCTGGCGCGACAGCGCGTAGAGCGCCCCGTCCTGCCCGAAGCCCGCGGAGACGAGCTTGTCCTCGAACCGGGAGAGCTGCGTCCAGGTGCCCTTCTGGGGCCGCAGGTAGAGGGCGTACTCGCCGCCGTCCCCGTTGCCGAGAATGGCCATCACGTACGCCCCATCCTCCGAGGTGCTGAGGGCGTAGTTGGCGATGCGCGGAGCCCCCTTGCCCAGCTCGTAGGTGTCCTGCGCCGTGGGCGTGCCGAGCTCGTGGAAGTACACCTGCTGGAAGAAGTCCCGATCCTCGGGTGGGCGCTCCTCGCCGCGCGGATAGCGCGTGTAGAAGAAGCCCGTGCCGTCCGCGTTCCACGTGAGCGAGCCGCCCGCCGTGCCACCATTCACCCGCGGCACCGACTCGCCCGGCAGGGGCTTGCCCGTGGCCACGTCATAAACGGTGACGTCCCCGCTCTCCGTGCCGTCCTTCGACAGCGACACGGCCACCTTCTTGCCGTCGAGCGAGGGGACGAAGAAGTCGATGGTGGTACGGCCGCTCGGGTCCAGCGCCATCGGGTCCACCAGCACACGGGCCGTGGAAGGATCCTCCACGGAGGGCAGGACCACCAGGAAGGACTGCTGCTTGGGGGGCTGGGACTTCAGCGCGAAGAGCGTGCCGCCGCGCTGCCACAGGGCGAAATGCGCCGCGGACTCGTGGGAGAGGAGCGTGGTGAGGCGGGCGCGGATGGCCTCGCGAGAGGGCAGCTTGTCGAGCAGCGCCCGCGTGTACGCCGTCTCGCCCTGGAGCCACCGGCGGACCTCGGGGTCGTCACCCTTCTCGAGCCACTGATAGGGGTCCTCCACCTTCACCCCGTGGTAGGTGTCCACCACGGGTTTCCTCGCCGCGACGGGCGGGGCGGATACGGCGGCGCCCTGGCCCGCGGCGAACGGTGTCAACGGAGCGAGCAGCGACAACGTGGCGAGCGCCAGCTTGATGCGTGGGTGGTGCACGAAGTCCCTCGGGTAGAAAGGAGGGCTCGCAGCCTGCCATGCGACGCCGGGGTTTGCTCGTCTGACGTCGGGCCGGGCGATGAGCGGGCGAGGGAACATCTCCGGGTTGACCTTGACGCAACGTCAAGGTGTAGCTTCGTTTCATTGAATCCAACGAGGAGGCAACCCGATGGAATGGTCCATCCAGGACATCGCTCGCCTGGCGGGAACGACGAGCCGCACGCTGCGTCATTACGACGACGTGGGTCTGCTCAAGCCGAGCCGCATCGGGAGCAATGGCTATCGTTATTATGATCAGGCGGCGCTCGTCCGCTTGCAACGCATCCTGCTGCTGCGGGAGCTCGGCCTGGGCCTGCCCGCCATCGCCGAGGTGCTGGAAGGGCAGAAGGACACCGCCAAAGCCTTGCAAACCCACCTCACGTGGTTGAGGCGGGAGCAGCAGCGCCTGGCGCGTCAGATCACGTCCGTGGAAACGACGATTCGCAAATTGAATGGAGGAGAGCAGATCATGGCCGAGGAGATTCTCGATGGCTTCGACAACAGCCAGTATGAGGAGGAGGTCGTCCAGCGGTGGGGACGGGACGCCTACGACAAGAGCCAGCGCCAGTGGACCGCCCTGAGCAAGGACAAACAGCGCGACATGATGGCCGAGCAGGAGCGGCTCGCCCAGGCACTCGCCGAGGCGAGCGCGCGGGGCGAGGATGTCGCCAGTGACGAGGTGCAGGAGCTGGTGCGCCAGCACCACACGTGGGTGTCGTTCTTCTGGGTGCCCAACCGCGAGGCCTACATCAACCTGGGCGAGATGTACGTCGCGGATCCGCGCTTCACCGCCGTCTACGACAAGCACGCCCCGGGGGCGACGCGGTTCATCCGCGACGCCATGCGCGTCTTCGCGGAGAAGAACCTGGAATAAACGAATTCTGCTCCCCTCGCCTCAGAGCCGGCCCGCCAGGGTGGCAATCATGAGCAGCAGCTCATCGGCCGGCACGGGCTTGGCCAGGTGCATCTGAAAGCCGGCGAGCAGCGCCTTGCGCCGGTCCTCCGGACGCGCGTGGGCGGTGATGGCCAGGGCGGGTATGCGTCCGCCGCGCTCCACTGGAAGCGCCCGGACGCGCCGCAGGAACGTGTAGCCATCCTCCCCCGGCATGCCGACGTCCGAGATGAGCACATCCGGCTTGCCCCGCGGCAGGAGCTCCCAGGCCTCGGCGGCGGAACTGGCGGCCGTCACGTGAAGCCCGCAGCGCTCCAGCAGGGTCACGAGCATCTCGCGCACGTCCGGCTCGTCCTCGACGAGCAGCACCCGCAGGCCCGCGATCCCCTCCGGGCAATCGAAGGTGGGCGCCCCGGCCGTGGCCGGGTCCGCGCTCGGGTCCTTCAGGCGCAGCGGAGAGATGGGCAGGCTCACGACGAACGTCGCCCCCTGGCCCAACCCCTCGCTCGAAACGGAGACGCGCCCCCCGTGCAGCTCGACCAGGTGGCGCACGATCGACAGCCCCAACCCCAGCCCTCCATGGCGCCGGGTCGCGCTGGAGTCCGCCTGGCGGAAGCGCTCGAAGACATGGGGCAGGAACTCCGGAGCAATGCCCTGCCCCGTGTCGCGCACCGTGAGTTCCGCCGAGGAGCTCACCCGGCGCAAGGTGACATGGACGCGTCCCCCCTTGGGCGTGAACTTCACCGCGTTCGTGAGGAGGTTCCAGGCGACCTGCTGCAGGCGATGCGCGTCCCCCATCACCGGGCCCAGGGTGTCGTCCAGCACGACCTGGAGGCGGATGTCCTTGGCCTGGGCCGCGGGCGTGACGGACTCCACGGCGGCCCGGACGACGTCCTCGAGTTGGAGCGACGCGACCTCCAGGCGCAGCTTGCCGGAGATGATGCGGCTGACATCCAGCAGATCCTCGATGAGCTGCGCCTGCGACTTCGCGTTGCGCTCGATGATCTCCAGCGCCCGGGACTGCTTCTCGGGAGAGAGCGTGCCGTTGCGCAGCATCTGCACCCAGCCCAGCATGGAAGTCAGAGGCGTTCTCAGCTCATGCGACGTCACGGAGAGGAACTCGTCGCGCATCCTGACCGCGGCCTCGAGCTGTTGAAGCAGCCCCTCGCGCTCGCGCTGCAGCCTCACCTGCTCGGTGGTGTCCTGCAACACCAGCAGGAACCCGCCCAGCCCCGTCGCATCCTCGGGCAGGGGTGCCAGGGAGGCCTCGAGGAATCGCGGCCCGCGCGGGCCCTCCGCTTCGAGCAGCGCCTGGGCCGGGGCGCCGGTCGCCCGCACCTTCTCCAGAAGCGCCTCGAAGCCCGGCGGCAGCAGCAACGCCAACGACGCCCTCGAGAGCCGCTCCTCGGACTGCCCCAGGATTCGCCGCGCCGCCGGGTTGCTCACGCGCGCGTGGCCCTCCACATCGAGCTCCAGGATGCCCAGGAGCACGAGCTCCAGCAGGCGATCGAGGACGGCCGAGGGCCGCGGCCGGACCGGCTCCACGGTCAGCAGCCGCGAGGAGACGGCCTGGAGTGTGCGCTGATGCTCGCGCCGCAGCCGCGTCTCCTGGACGGCCCGCTGCAGCTCCCCCGCGAGCTTCGCCACGCCGTCCGCGCCATGGAGGCTCGTGCGTTGACCGATGAAGGGGGTGTACCTGAAGGTGGCCCGGAGGGATTCGAGCTGCTCGGGGGCGGCCAGCACCAGGACGCTCACGTCGCGATCCAGCCTCGCCACACGCTGGGCCAGGGGAAACGGCTGCCGCTCGAGCGGGCCGATCACCAGCGCATCGAAGGCCCCCGGGCTGCTCTCGAAGCGCGCCAGGGCATCGTCCGCCGAGGGGACCTGCTCCAGGGTGACGTCCTGCGCCCCACACCGCTCGCGGAGCGCGCCCGCGCTGTCGGCGTCCATCGCGACCAGCAAAGCCCTCGCCGTGCCCACGCTCATTCCCCCAGCAACGGCAGGTCGAGGAGCGCGCGCCCCACCCAGGTGCGGAGGATGTCGGTGGTGGGCGACATGACGTGGGCCGCGCGCGCATCACGCAGGTGGCGGAAGAGAGGTGAGCCGCTCTCGGAGTAGCCCCGTCCCCCCACGAGCGTCATGGCCTCGTTCACGACGTGGACGGCGCAGTCGGCGACCTCGGCCTTGGCGGAGCAGAGCGCCGCGAGGGCGGTGGCCTCGCCCTGGTCTCCCCTCGCGGCGGCGCTGTGGATGAGCAGCCGTGTGCGCTCGACGACGGCCCAGAGCGTCCCCAGCCGGTGCTGGAGCACGGCCTGGCTGGAAGGAGGCGCGCCCCCGTGGCCGTAGTGCCGGCGCTTCAGGTGCGCGGTGGCCTCCTCCAGCGCGCTGCTCGCGATTCCCAGGTACGTCCCCGCCATGGCGATGAGGAAGTACGGCGCCACGACGTTGAAGACGTACCAGATCTCATCCCCCTCCTGGCCGAGCAGATGGGTGGCCGGGACGAAGACGTCCTGGAGCCGAAGCGTCCGGGCCGAGTTGCCCCGCATGCCAATCCCCTCCCAGGACCCCTCCCACGCCAGGTTCCCCGCCTGGGCGGGAAGGATGACGCAGGAGAAGTCCCCCGGCCGGGCGGCCGAGGCCAGGGTCGAGACGACATAGGAGTCCGCATGCCCACCGTTGGTGACGAAGGACTTCGCGCCCTCGAGCCGGTAGCCCCCGGGGACGGCGGTGAGCCGCGTCTGGGGCAGGTAGAAGTGAGCCCCGGTCCCCGACTCGCTGAGCGCCAGGGTGGTGAGGTGCTCACCCTCGGCGATGGGCTCCAGGAACGTGCGTTGCTGCAAGGGGGTCGCCTTGGCGGCGATGACCGCGGATCCCACGCAGTGCATCCCGAAGCAGATGGCCGTCGAGGCGCAGACGCGGCCGAGCACCTCGCAGGTTCGCGCGAGCGCGACGAGCCCCTGTCCTTGACCACCGAAGGCCGAGGGGACGACCAGGCCCCCCAGCCCCGCCGCCTGGAGGGCACGAAGGCCCGTCTCCGGCCAGCGTCCTTCGCCGTCGACCCGGCTGGCTTCGGGGGCAACCACCTCACGAGCCACCTGGTCGGCCGCGCCGAGCAACTCACCGAGAGACAACCGCTTCAAGTCCACCTCATACCCGGGTCCTCGTCTCGAGCTGCCCGACGAGGGCCACTGCTGAAAGCGCCGAAGTTGTGCCCCCTAATTATTGGCCAGGACCGAGGGATGAGCAGCACTCACGCACGCGCCTGGCGGGAACGGGTGGGGCCAAGCGTGCGGGGGTGGAATAAAAGCACCTCGAAGGGGCTCCCGGGTGTTCACTGCGTGACGCAAGCCCGGCCCGTGCGAGCATCGCGGGCCCATGCGAAAGCCCCTCCTGCTGTCCTGTCTGCTCCTGTCGGTGGGTTGTGCCACCCCGTCCGTGCCGCGCCCGGGCAACGGTGATTCGCCGCATCAGGTGAAGCGCGTGAGGGTCGCGGAAGGCGTGTCGAGCTCGAGGTGCTCGACTTCGGAGGACAGGGCCCGGCGCTCGTGTTCCTGTCGGGCCTGGGCAACACGGGCCACGTCTTCGACACGCTGGCGCCCGAGTTCATCGCCAGTCATCACGTCTACGCCCTCACGCGCCGTGGGTTCGGCGCTTCGAGCTGGTCCGACACCGGCTATGACACCGCCACGCTGGGCCTGGATGTCGTTCACGCGCTCGACGGCCTGGGAATCCAGAAGGCCGTGCTGGCGGGCCACTCCATGGCGGGGGACGAATGGAGGCCATGATGGGCCAGGAGAGCACACCCGCGGACTTCCGGGAGAAGGCGCGGGACTTCCTGCCCGAGTTGCGGCGGGACGAGGAGGCCGCGGACGCAGCGCTGCGCAAACAGCCGAACTGGAAGCTGATCGAGGCAGGGCGCCTCACACGAGGCACCATGCCCCACGCGCCCCTACTGCTTCGGCTTCAGGAAGGTGAGGACCTGGGTGAACGTCCTGTCTCCGTTGGGAGTCGTGAGCAGCACCCCGCTCGCCCCCTCATAGGCGCCCGTGCCACCGATGATGGGAATCGAGGAGGGGCCGCTCTCGGCCTCCCGGCCCGCGACGGTGATGGTGCCGTCGGCCATCGTGAGCGTCCACTGGCACTCGCTGAACTGGCCGGGCAACGTCCGGATGCAGAAGCCGCTGTTGGAGCCGATGTTCTCCTTCGCCGCGTTCAACAGCGGTTGATCAAACACAAACATGTCGCCCGGCGAGTCACCCGGCGTTCCCAGGTCCACCGACGAGGCGATCCCACTGCGGGCATCGGCGATGGTGGTCATCGTCCAGGATTCCTCCGCCTGGGAGTTGTCGACACAGCCCAGCATCGGGGTGGTCAGGGACACGACACTCACTGCCACGAACATGGCCTTGCGCATCTCGTTCTTCCTTGGGGTGTTACCCATCATCGGGGTTAACAACGGGTCCTGCTTGGGGTCTTCTACCGGAATGACGAACCCCACCGACACGCTGATCGTCGACACGAGCACCGGCAAGCTCCGCGGCAGGCGCATGGGCGGCGTCCATGCCTGGCTGAACATCCCCTACGCGGCCCCGCCCGTGGGTCCCTTGCGCTTCCGCGAGCCCCAGCCCGTCCAGCCCTGGACGGGCATCCGGGACGCGACCCGGTTTGGTGCCTCCGCTCTCCAGCCGCCCCTCATCCCCGGCCCCCTGAACACCGTGATCAGCTCCAGCAGCCAGTTCAGCGAGGACTGTCTGTACTTGAATGTCTGGTCGCCCGCGGCGGACGGACGCAAGCGCCCGGTCTGGGTGTGGATCCACGGCGGCGCCTATGACCTGGGCGGCGGCTCGCAGTACCTCGGACACGAGCTGGCGAAGCAGGGAGACATCGTCTTCGTCAGCATCAACTACCGCCTGAACGCGTTCGGCTTCCTGAACCTGGGTGGACTCTTCGAGGACGAGCGCTTCGCGCACAACGCCGGGCTGCTCGATCAGGTCGCGGCGCTGCGGTGGGTGAAGGAGAACATCGAGGCGTTCGGAGGAGATCCCACGCGCGTCACCATCGGAGGCGAGTCGGCCGGCTCCGCCTCCGTCGTGACGCTGATGGTGATGAAGGCGGCGCGAGGCCTCTTCCACGGCGCCATCGCCCAGAGCGCGGGGATGAGCCTGCACGCGGATTGGAACACCAGCCTGGACATCGCCCAGGAGTTCGCCAGCCAGTTGGGCGTGGGCCGCGACAACCGCGACCAGCTCTGGAGCCTCCCCGCGCCCCTCATCTCGCGGGCCATGCAACGCACCAAGAAGACGCGCCCGGAGGGACTCACGACCCGTCCCTACTTCGATGGCCACGTGCTGCCCCCGTCCCTGAAGGACGCCCGAGCCATCCCGACTCCGAACATCCCCTTGTTGATCGGCACCAACCTGGACGAGCACCGCTTCTTCAGCGTGCTGCGCCTGCCCATCATGCCCTTGAAGCGCCCGCGCCTCGCCAACCTGCTGACGCGCCGGTTGGGAGCGGAGCGGGCCGACAAGATCCTCGCGCTCTACCCCGACACGGAGCGCGGCCTGACGGACCTGGGCAGCCACGCCATCTTCACCATGCCCAGCATCCACTTCTCCGAGCAGCACGCCCAGCATGCGCCCACCTGGCGCTACCGCCTGGACTACCCCTCGCCCTTCCTCGGGCTGGGGGCGATGCACGCGCTGGACTTGTTCCTGCTCTTCCCCTTCCCGCCCGGGCTGACCCGGCTGCTGCTGGGCAAGCCGACGCCGGAGCTGGAGGCGCTCGCCCAGCGCATGAAGCGGCATTGGCTGCGCTTCGTGCGCGAGGGCCGCCCCGAGGAGGGCTGGCCCGCGTATGACCTGGAAACCCGGAAGACGCTCTTGTTGAACCTCGAGGACGAGCTGGTGGCGGATCCCGAGGGCGAGCGGCGCCGGGCCTGGGCGGAGCGCGACGTGATGCCGAGCTGACGGCAGTCCAGGAGATGGCGAAACGGGCCCGGTGAGCTAAGCCGGAGGTCCATGCCCCCACTGCCGCTCCAGAAGAAGGTCGTCCTGGGCCTCCAGCACACCATCGCCATGTTCGGCGCCACCGTGCTGGTGCCCCTGCTCACGGGCCTCAATCCGAGCGTCGCCCTGTTCGGCGCCGGGCTCGGCACCCTGCTCTTCCATGCCCTCACGGGCCTGGGTGTGCCCATCTTCCTGGGCAGCAGCTTCGCCTTCATCGCCCCCATCCTCGCGGTGATGAAGGCCGAGGGCCCCGCCGCCGTGGGAGGAGGCCTCGTCGCCGCGGGCGCCATGTACGTCGTCTTCTCCGCCGCGGTGAAGGCCGTGGGCGTGGGCCGCATCCAGAAGGTGTTTCCCCCCATCGTCACCGGCCCCGTCATCATCGTCATCGGGCTGAGCCTCGCCGGAGTCGCCATCAACCAGGCCCAGAGCCACTGGGGACTGGCGCTCGTCACGCTGCTGGCCGCCATCCTCACCAGTGTCTTCGCCCGCGGCCTCTTCAAGATGATTCCCATCCTCATCGGCGTGGTCACCGGCTACGTGACGGCGCTGGTGCTCGGCGGTGTGGAGCCCACGAAGCTCGATGCCATCCGCGACGCCGCCTGGGTGGGCCTCCCCCCCTTCCACGCCCCCCACTTCTCGTGGACGGCCATCTTCGTGCTCGCCCCGGTGGCGCTCGTCACCTTCATCGAGCACATCGGCGACGTCATCGTGAACGGCCGCGTGGTGGGCAAGAACTTCCTCGAGTCACCCGGCCTGCCGCGCACCCTGTTCGCCGATGGCATCGCCAACATGGCGTCCGCCGCGCTCGGGGGACCCGCCGCCACCACCTACGCGGAGAACACGGGCGTGCTCGCCGTCACGCGCGTCTACGACCCGGCCGTCATCCGGATCGCCGCCGTCTTCGCCATGCTCTTCGGCCTGTCACCCAAGCTGGCCGCCGTGTTCCAGAGCTTCCCCCCGGGCGTGCTGGGGGGCGTGAGCATCCTGCTCTTCGGGATGATCGCCTCGGTGGGCATCCGCACCCTGTCCGAGGCGCGGATCGACTTCGCCCACAGCCGCAACCTCATCGTGGTGAGCCTCATCCTCGTGCTGGGCCTGGGGGGAGCCAAGATACCGGTGACGCTCGGCGAGGTGCACCTGGAGTTGCACGGCATGGCCCTGGCCGCGCTCGTGGGCCTGCTCGCCAACGCGCTCCTCCCCGAGTCCCTCAACCGCGAGGAGCACGGCCCGCACTCCACTTGAGCGCGGGCCGGCGCGAGGGCCCCCTCAGTCCTTCGCGGGGGGCCGGCCCAGGGCCAGGGCGCGCAGCTCGTTGCGGCGGATCTTCCCGCTCACCGTCTTGGGCAGCTCGGTGACGAATTC
The window above is part of the Cystobacter ferrugineus genome. Proteins encoded here:
- a CDS encoding carboxylesterase/lipase family protein, whose translation is MTNPTDTLIVDTSTGKLRGRRMGGVHAWLNIPYAAPPVGPLRFREPQPVQPWTGIRDATRFGASALQPPLIPGPLNTVISSSSQFSEDCLYLNVWSPAADGRKRPVWVWIHGGAYDLGGGSQYLGHELAKQGDIVFVSINYRLNAFGFLNLGGLFEDERFAHNAGLLDQVAALRWVKENIEAFGGDPTRVTIGGESAGSASVVTLMVMKAARGLFHGAIAQSAGMSLHADWNTSLDIAQEFASQLGVGRDNRDQLWSLPAPLISRAMQRTKKTRPEGLTTRPYFDGHVLPPSLKDARAIPTPNIPLLIGTNLDEHRFFSVLRLPIMPLKRPRLANLLTRRLGAERADKILALYPDTERGLTDLGSHAIFTMPSIHFSEQHAQHAPTWRYRLDYPSPFLGLGAMHALDLFLLFPFPPGLTRLLLGKPTPELEALAQRMKRHWLRFVREGRPEEGWPAYDLETRKTLLLNLEDELVADPEGERRRAWAERDVMPS
- a CDS encoding prolyl oligopeptidase family serine peptidase yields the protein MHHPRIKLALATLSLLAPLTPFAAGQGAAVSAPPVAARKPVVDTYHGVKVEDPYQWLEKGDDPEVRRWLQGETAYTRALLDKLPSREAIRARLTTLLSHESAAHFALWQRGGTLFALKSQPPKQQSFLVVLPSVEDPSTARVLVDPMALDPSGRTTIDFFVPSLDGKKVAVSLSKDGTESGDVTVYDVATGKPLPGESVPRVNGGTAGGSLTWNADGTGFFYTRYPRGEERPPEDRDFFQQVYFHELGTPTAQDTYELGKGAPRIANYALSTSEDGAYVMAILGNGDGGEYALYLRPQKGTWTQLSRFEDKLVSAGFGQDGALYALSRQDAPRGKVLRIPLATPSLDKATVFIPQAEASIDGLLATATRLYVTEQLGGPMRMRMVGLDGKDLGQVPTQPVSSVGRPTRLGGDDVLFGSTSYLEPTSVYRYSAGDGTLTKTALGRTSPVDTSRVRVERVMCTSKDGTQVPLNLLYAEGTKRDGNNPTLLTGYGGFNVSLSPSFHVLSFAFIEQGGVVAVANLRGGSEFGEAWHTQGSLTKKQNVFDDFHACARLLVEKKWTKPARLAIEGGSNGGLLMGAALTQHPELFRTVLAHVGIYDMLRVELTPNGQFNTTEYGTVKDPGQFQALYAYSPYHHVKDGTKYPSVLFTSGENDPRVDPFHSRKMVARLRAATRSKRPVLLRTNDMGHGLGTPLSETIAEEVDVHAFLFNELGMKYRPVSR
- a CDS encoding MerR family transcriptional regulator; the encoded protein is MEWSIQDIARLAGTTSRTLRHYDDVGLLKPSRIGSNGYRYYDQAALVRLQRILLLRELGLGLPAIAEVLEGQKDTAKALQTHLTWLRREQQRLARQITSVETTIRKLNGGEQIMAEEILDGFDNSQYEEEVVQRWGRDAYDKSQRQWTALSKDKQRDMMAEQERLAQALAEASARGEDVASDEVQELVRQHHTWVSFFWVPNREAYINLGEMYVADPRFTAVYDKHAPGATRFIRDAMRVFAEKNLE
- a CDS encoding dirigent protein, which produces MRKAMFVAVSVVSLTTPMLGCVDNSQAEESWTMTTIADARSGIASSVDLGTPGDSPGDMFVFDQPLLNAAKENIGSNSGFCIRTLPGQFSECQWTLTMADGTITVAGREAESGPSSIPIIGGTGAYEGASGVLLTTPNGDRTFTQVLTFLKPKQ
- a CDS encoding uracil-xanthine permease family protein, with product MPPLPLQKKVVLGLQHTIAMFGATVLVPLLTGLNPSVALFGAGLGTLLFHALTGLGVPIFLGSSFAFIAPILAVMKAEGPAAVGGGLVAAGAMYVVFSAAVKAVGVGRIQKVFPPIVTGPVIIVIGLSLAGVAINQAQSHWGLALVTLLAAILTSVFARGLFKMIPILIGVVTGYVTALVLGGVEPTKLDAIRDAAWVGLPPFHAPHFSWTAIFVLAPVALVTFIEHIGDVIVNGRVVGKNFLESPGLPRTLFADGIANMASAALGGPAATTYAENTGVLAVTRVYDPAVIRIAAVFAMLFGLSPKLAAVFQSFPPGVLGGVSILLFGMIASVGIRTLSEARIDFAHSRNLIVVSLILVLGLGGAKIPVTLGEVHLELHGMALAALVGLLANALLPESLNREEHGPHST
- a CDS encoding acyl-CoA dehydrogenase family protein; this translates as MKRLSLGELLGAADQVAREVVAPEASRVDGEGRWPETGLRALQAAGLGGLVVPSAFGGQGQGLVALARTCEVLGRVCASTAICFGMHCVGSAVIAAKATPLQQRTFLEPIAEGEHLTTLALSESGTGAHFYLPQTRLTAVPGGYRLEGAKSFVTNGGHADSYVVSTLASAARPGDFSCVILPAQAGNLAWEGSWEGIGMRGNSARTLRLQDVFVPATHLLGQEGDEIWYVFNVVAPYFLIAMAGTYLGIASSALEEATAHLKRRHYGHGGAPPSSQAVLQHRLGTLWAVVERTRLLIHSAAARGDQGEATALAALCSAKAEVADCAVHVVNEAMTLVGGRGYSESGSPLFRHLRDARAAHVMSPTTDILRTWVGRALLDLPLLGE
- a CDS encoding hybrid sensor histidine kinase/response regulator → MSVGTARALLVAMDADSAGALRERCGAQDVTLEQVPSADDALARFESSPGAFDALVIGPLERQPFPLAQRVARLDRDVSVLVLAAPEQLESLRATFRYTPFIGQRTSLHGADGVAKLAGELQRAVQETRLRREHQRTLQAVSSRLLTVEPVRPRPSAVLDRLLELVLLGILELDVEGHARVSNPAARRILGQSEERLSRASLALLLPPGFEALLEKVRATGAPAQALLEAEGPRGPRFLEASLAPLPEDATGLGGFLLVLQDTTEQVRLQREREGLLQQLEAAVRMRDEFLSVTSHELRTPLTSMLGWVQMLRNGTLSPEKQSRALEIIERNAKSQAQLIEDLLDVSRIISGKLRLEVASLQLEDVVRAAVESVTPAAQAKDIRLQVVLDDTLGPVMGDAHRLQQVAWNLLTNAVKFTPKGGRVHVTLRRVSSSAELTVRDTGQGIAPEFLPHVFERFRQADSSATRRHGGLGLGLSIVRHLVELHGGRVSVSSEGLGQGATFVVSLPISPLRLKDPSADPATAGAPTFDCPEGIAGLRVLLVEDEPDVREMLVTLLERCGLHVTAASSAAEAWELLPRGKPDVLISDVGMPGEDGYTFLRRVRALPVERGGRIPALAITAHARPEDRRKALLAGFQMHLAKPVPADELLLMIATLAGRL
- a CDS encoding alpha/beta fold hydrolase, translated to MLDFGGQGPALVFLSGLGNTGHVFDTLAPEFIASHHVYALTRRGFGASSWSDTGYDTATLGLDVVHALDGLGIQKAVLAGHSMAGDEWRP